The Branchiostoma floridae strain S238N-H82 chromosome 7, Bfl_VNyyK, whole genome shotgun sequence region caaacaccagtaaatcagaaaccacaagtagttcagagctgtcttttgcaacataacccatagagatatgaattattacacatacaaaatttcatttagatcagacaactgaaagtgggtcaggaccattacttattgcacgcccctcgtaccacgaacccatgtaccaaatatcatcgtaatcgcATGTTTCGTTCTGTAGATATTGCACCGGAAACTTTGACACAAGCAAGAGGCCTAAAATCAAGCCTGACCGTTGGGACAACTACAAAACCCCATGTACCAACATATCAACACCACAGCAAGTCCACTGGTGCAAAAGATATGATACAAAAAGTGCTGCTGCAGTAACTAACCaacaggaggcccaaaatcgatCTGCACCATCACCACACACCTatctacccacctaccaaacaccattgcaaaccttccagcggttcttgagatataccCCCACATAACCAACAGAGAAAAAACAGTATggccaaaacaatacctccatcgtCATGCAGATAATAATAAACCTgaacatgagaaaaaaaaactcttgaCCTGGTCCTAGTAGTGCGTTGACATGTGGGGGGATAAGGCAGAACCCTATGGGCTAGTAAATGGTATAAAGATAAATGGAAAGAGTATACCTGTCATTGGGAAATTTATCGACTTAACTTGGCAGGACTTATGCATATGCCAGACCAAGGGAAAAACCCAATCCAAGGATAGGATGTCCTCAAATCCCCGGCTGACCGACACTCACCCGTGTAAGACAGCCCCACTTCTTATAGCATGTTTGATTACACACCCGTGTAGGACAGCTCGACTCCTTATAACATGTTTGATTACACACCCGTGTAGGACAGCTCGACTCCTTATAACATGTTTGATTACACACCCGTGTAGGACAGCCCCACTCCTTATAACATGTTTGATTACACAACCGTGTAGGACAGCCCCACTCCTTCTAACATGTTTGATTACACACCCGTGTAGGACAGCTCGACTCCTTATAACATGTTTGATTACACACCCGTGTAGGACAGCCCCCCTTCCTTTTAACATGTTTTGATTACCCACCCGTGTAGGACAGCCCCCCCTCCTTTCAAACATGTTTGGATTACCCCCCCCGGGTGNNNNNNNNNNNNNNNNNNNNNNNNNNNNNNNNNNNNNNNNNNNNNNNNNNNNNNNNNNNNNNNNNNNNNNNNNNNNNNNNNNNNNNNNNNNNNNNNNNNNNNNNNNNNNNNNNNNNNNNNNNNNNNNNNNNNNNNNNNNNNNNNNNNNNNNNNNNNNNNNNNNNNNNNNNNNNNNNNNNNNNNNNNNNNNNNNNNNNNNNNNNNNNNNNNNNNNNNNNNNNNNNNNNNNNNNNNNNNNNNNNNNNNNNNNNNNNNNNNNNNNNNNNNNNNNNNNNNNNNNNNNNNNNNNNNNNNNNNNNNNNNNNNNNNNNNNNNNNNNNNNNNNNNNNNNNNNNNNNNNNNNNNNNNNNNNNNNNNNNNNNNNNNNNNNNNNNNNNNNNNNNNNNNNNNNNNNNNNNNNNNNNNNNNNNNNNNNNNNNNNNNNNNNNNNNNNNNNNNNNNNNNNNNNNNNNNNNNNNNNNNNNNNNNNNNNNNNNNNNNNNNNNNNNNNNNNNNNNNNNNNNNNNNNNNNNNNNNNNNNNNNNNNNNNNNNNNNNNNNNNNNNNNNNNNNNNNNNNNNNNNNNNNNNNNNNNNNNNNNNNNNNNNNNNNNNNNNNNNNNNNNNNNNNNNNNNNNNNNNNNNNNNNNNNNNNNNNNNNNNNNNNNNNNNNNNNNNNNNNNNNNNNNNNNNNNNNNNNNNNNNNNNNNNNNNNNNNNNNNNNNNNNNNNNNNNNNNNNNNNNNNNNNNNNNNNNNNNNNNNNNNNNNNNNNNNNNNNNNNNNNNNNNNNNNNNNNNNNNNNNNNNNNNNNNNNNNNNNNNNNNNNNNNNNNNNNNNNNNNNNNNNNNNNNNNNNNNNNNNNNNNNNNNNNNNNNNNNNNNNNNNNNNNNNNNNNNNNNNNNNNNNNNNNNNNNNNNNNNNNNNNNNNNNNNNNNNNNNNNNNNNNNNNNNNNNNNNNNNNNNNNNNNNNNNNNNNNNNNNNNNNNNNNNNNNNNNNNNNNNNNNNNNNNNNNNNNNNNNNNNNNNNNNNNNNNNNNNNNNNNNNNNNNNNNNNNNNNNNNNNNNNNNNNNNNNNNNNNNNNNNNNNNNNNNNNNNNNNNNNNNNNNNNNNNNNNNNNNNNNNNNNNNNNNNNNNNNNNNNNNNNNNNNNNNNNNNNNNNNNNNNNNNNNNNNNNNNNNNNNNNNNNNNNNNNNNNNNNNNNNNNNNNNNNNNNNNNNNNNNNNNNNNNNNNNNNNNNNNNNNNNNNNNNNNNNNNNNNNNNNNNNNNNNNNNNNNNNNNNNNNNNNNNNNNNNNNNNNNNNNNNNNNNNNNNNNNNNNNNNNNNNNNNNNNNNNNTTATCTTACTATTACTATCCTAGCATAACTAGAACGTTTGTACTGGCGGGTAGAAAAAATTGTGACAAATTGTAGATTAGGATATTTCTagtatgttaaaaatattttaagaaacaaaTGAGTGAAAAGATGGTATATGCCAGGTGTAACAATTTGAGCAATGATCCCAACTTTAGGAGTTCTTTGTCCTCCACACCGGAGTCGTTCGTGCCATGTCCCAGTCTTTTCGCGACAGGAGGGACGGGGCGTGTAGAGGACACTGTAGATGtgtctgaaatttggcacaaaggagTAAAGGTTTTCTCTTTTACATCTAGAAACAATTCacagataattttttttatttgtccgATCGATTTTATACGTACGGTAGGGTTAGTAAAGCTGAAATGGACGTTCAAAGGTGACAATGCAATGGGACGGAAGCAACCCTGCATGGGTAACTATTGTAAAGTTTCAAATagataaaaagacaaaaaacaagcaaatatatCAATCGCAATTATAGACATGTATCATGTGTTTACTGTTCTTTGTTCTGTCTTTAAAATGAAAATTCTCAGCTGGAGTGTACCGTGTTTCTGTTTCCCACAGATCCACCCTTTCTTCACAGCTACACAGACCATAACTGCTCCCAAAATCCCCAGCACAGCCGTTGCTATGGAGACACTGATGACAACAAGAGATCCTGGAGTGTCTAGAATATCAAGAGCAATTCCAACAAGAGTTTAGGGACCTCATACCTAcgtgaaatattcattttttttaaatatttcatgttttattttgtctcagtgattatgcaaatatggctGTAATAAGCGTAAATCTATTTCAAATGATGGTCTTCTCTATATCAAAatagaatacattgtacatgtgaaaGTCCGTTCCTTTGGCAGAAGTCTATTttatagtacattgtacaattgacTATTACATTCATCTATGCATGGCAATGTACACCTTTAGCTAAATACGTTACACATGTCACACATATGAAATGAACAAATCATTTACCAAGGGACCATGGAATAGTCACattaactactagtatacaaaccctaatttgcatagtggTACCAGTTCTACCTGCCATAAAGTACAAATGTTACACGTTATCAAAAGTTCCAAAACATTGGAATTATGGATTCGGCATGCATGAGATATTCAAATTTCACCTGTCATCTCCAGCCGGATCTCCCTCCGCGCCTCCCCGAACATGTTGGAGGCCTGACAGATGTACGTCCCTTCTGCAGATATCCCGACATCCTTCACCAGGAGAGTACTGGAAGTCCCGTCTTTTGTCTGTAGACAAAATAAAACTCAcatttgaactattttgagacAATGGTGAAAGAAACGATTGAAGGGAAAGCTGTcagtttcttttctacaaaCTAGCACCATTTTCAATCATATCGATATTCACCGGTTTCTCGATGATTGATAACCCGTAGTCTGTCGCCATGACAACATTCTCCAGTCCTTTGTTGTTCCGCCAGAACCAAGTCACCCTGCCGGGTAACGGGTCCCCGAGAATCTCGCAGTGAAGTCTCGCGGTACCTCCACCCGCCACTGCAATGGTAGTGGGACCGTTCCCAATGGATGGTTTACCTGATtaacaatgacaaagaaaattgatTGTCATAATTGTTACGACCTTTTTATGAAATTGCATTTTTTGCGGAGCAGACGCCAGTTTGCGATAGAACATGATTATAAGACAGACACAATTAAGGTAAAAGGTAACCTTGGCATAGATAGATGGGTAGGAAGTAAAAGGATAACCGAGATCAATGTTTCACCGACCCACGACGTCGATGAAAACGTCCTTGGTGACTTCCTGGAAACCGTCGCTGGCAGCCACGCATTGATACGTGCCCTGCACGTCGTAACGCACCCGGTGGAACCGGAGCGGATTGTCCCAGTACAGACTTGTATCCTTCCGCCGCCAGCGGATGTGAGGTTTGGGGTTTCCGGCAGCGATGCACTGGAGAGACTGATCATCCTGGCCGTACAGCATCGTCACCTCCTCCTCCATCGTGGAGTCCATTATCGGACCATCTGATAACaaacaatgtcatttttttagttttacagaATTTTAGTTTTACAGAATTGGAGACAAATAAAGGAAAACTGAAACAAGGGAGAATCTTGAATTAAATGTTAAAAGCAGCAGAGAGATCACCCGTCTTAAACCTTTGTATCAACTTTTCTACATCAATCACTACTCTGCTAATTGCATACGTACAGTATACTTGCAGATTGACAGTGCCTAGTCCAAGAGGTGGAACCCTATTATCGGCCTCACATTGGTACATTCCACTGTCCTGTTTGGACACCTTTGGAAGATGTAGAACGTGCTCCCTGGAAGAAGAAATTTCTGCAAGTTTTCTAATGACAGCACCAATCCAGAAATAGTCAATATTCAcacattgaaagaaaatgacagatttgccagaattgtaaaacattttggtcGTCCTCATACCTCGGAATCTTCAGGGACGGGAGACTGCCTCCGACCTTCCGCCACTTGACTGTAGCTATGGGGTTGCTGTCCACCATACAGCTGAGACTGGCCGGCTCGCCTTCTCGCACGTGGACGGACGGGCTGGGCACCTGCACCTGCGGGGGGTCTGTGGGGCGGAGTATTTTACTGACCATCAAAATGGCTGTACTGATGAGACTGATGCTAAGATTGGAAAGGAAATCAACTCTCGTCCAAACAATGAACTTATTTGTGACACTCACATTTGACTCTTAAAATCCTAGACGTGGCTTTCGGATTGGCGAGTTGGGGGAATCCCTGGTCGGCCAGGCAGGTAAAGTTGGCGCCGTTGTCCCATTTCGTCAGACGGGGGAGAAACAGTTCCAGGGTTTGGTCTTCTTCCATGGCCGCGGAGACACTGGCAGTGCTGTAAAAAAGAACGATACATTGCGAGCAATGAATGATACTGTTATTTGAGAACGTGGGCAGTGCTGTATCAGACTATAAGATAGGGCCTTACCTTAACGAACGCGTCCCATTCAGCCAGGTAAGCCGAGCTGCAGGATGCCCACCTGACGCTCGGCAGGTGAGGGACAGCTGTTCACCTGCCGTGACCATCAGCTCCCCGCCCGTTATAGTTGGAGGCGTCGGCATCGGAACTGCAATATGGTTATAGAAAGTCTTTCATTATGCCTCTTGCCTTCCTAACCATATAGTCTATATAGATCAACCTTATTGGTCCATTGAATGCGCTAAGAAAGGAAAAGTGTTACAACAATAAGTTATGTCTCCATGTAACAAGTGGCTGCCTTACCAAGTGTTATAAGAGTAAGtgacatgtaacatgtaacaccTTACCAACGACTGTCAGGAGGGCGCTTGCTGCTGCTTTGGGGTCTGTGTAGCAGCTGTATTTCCCGTCATCCTCCAGTTGTGCCTGCCTGATCTCCAGGTTGAATTCTCCCCTTGCAGCGTCTCCCATTATGTGATGTCGGTTATAAACCCGTAACACTTTACTGCCGTACGATATCACTTTGAAATCAGGTCCATCCCATATGACATCGTCTTCCTCAGCGAGTTGGTCAAAGGCACATCTCAGGACAACTGTCTGGCCATGCAGAACTGCAGCTGGCTGTGGTCTCACTCGATAAACTGCTGCTGATAAATTAGCTGATGGGACAAAGATGATTACGGATggttttgtttgatttgtaaAAACTTATATTTTGATCTACACGACTACAACTTATTTATATTTGTCGCAGGAATAAAAGTAACAATGTTGGTACCTATATATTCTCTTCCGCCGAACCTTCTCTCGTAGAACCATTATGGCTATACGTGTACATTGGTTCATTATGAGGACACCCAACATTAGTTTAAGTTTTTTGCTTGCTTAGTTCATTCTTGTCatgtcttattctatacacctattttgtactttgtgtaatagtcatgccatactttgtaccatgtacaaatgtcgagcaataaagttcatgttTGTAGCCCCATGTTAACCTGCCTCTCTGCCAGCAAAGCACAGAAACCACGACTGCACCCATGATCCCTACCCGATATACGTCAGAATACCAGGCAGGATTTATGCCCAACAGCCAGACCTTTCCCCGGGGTGTCAACAGGGTCAAACGAGACCCCAGATTTGTTTCTCATTGATGTGACTCAGATACTAAATAAGTATAGCCAGACGTCACCTTTGACCCGCGGAATTACCCGATAAATACCGCTCCATCCGTCCGGCGACGACAGAACATCGATATCATGTTACCGGTACACACTGGTTTTCAAGGTACCGTACCGGTACACACTGGTTTTCAAGGTACCGTACCGGTACACACTGGTTTCAAGGTACCGTATCGATACTCACTGGTTTTCAAGGTACCGTACCGGTACACACTGGTTTTCAAGGTTACTCTAGGATTTTAAGTGTTACCGGTATAAGCTGGGTTTTCAGTGCTACCGGTAAACTCTGGGTCTTCCGCGGTATCGGCATAACCTGGCTTTTAAATGTTACCAGTAAACACCAGAGTTTCCAGTGTTTGCTGAGTTTCCAGTGTTACCGCTATAGCTATACACCagcattttcaatgtatttgCCGTTTCCTGACCATTAACTTCAAGGCGTATCTTCGGCCCTCTTAAACATAATTAGACCTTTTTAAAAGACTCAATCGCACTTTGAATTGCATTCTGAAGAAGTACTAGTAAATGGAAATTGTTGCATTATTGTTATCTTATTAATTGCTAACTGTTGTGTATGtattacgtttgggaccgcattgtaaatatcGCATAAAAATACGTATATGGTAAGGTTTTATGGCTGCATCTGAAAACCGCGACACCTatcgctgcagtacaatgtgaactgGTCAGAACTGCCCTGAGGCGACAGACAGTCAGCGAAACGTCGGCGAATATAAAGTGTTAGCAAAGTCTCTTAGTCCGGTGACGTTCCAACCTGATGGAACTGTTCAATGATGTTAGACCGTTTTAGCTGTTTAACTTCTGAATCAGCTTTTGCATACAAGGATAAGAAATTCCGGGCTGGTGCAGACTGTCTTTCGAGATATGCTGG contains the following coding sequences:
- the LOC118420152 gene encoding kin of IRRE-like protein 3 — translated: MGDAARGEFNLEIRQAQLEDDGKYSCYTDPKAAASALLTVVVPMPTPPTITGGELMVTAGEQLSLTCRASGGHPAARLTWLNGTRSLSTASVSAAMEEDQTLELFLPRLTKWDNGANFTCLADQGFPQLANPKATSRILRVKYPPQVQVPSPSVHVREGEPASLSCMVDSNPIATVKWRKVGGSLPSLKIPREHVLHLPKVSKQDSGMYQCEADNRVPPLGLGTVNLQVYYGPIMDSTMEEEVTMLYGQDDQSLQCIAAGNPKPHIRWRRKDTSLYWDNPLRFHRVRYDVQGTYQCVAASDGFQEVTKDVFIDVVGKPSIGNGPTTIAVAGGGTARLHCEILGDPLPGRVTWFWRNNKGLENVVMATDYGLSIIEKPTKDGTSSTLLVKDVGISAEGTYICQASNMFGEARREIRLEMTDTPGSLVVISVSIATAVLGILGAVMVCVAVKKGWICGKQKHDTSTVSSTRPVPPVAKRLGHGTNDSGVEDKELLNTNVLVMLG